In one Suricata suricatta isolate VVHF042 chromosome 9, meerkat_22Aug2017_6uvM2_HiC, whole genome shotgun sequence genomic region, the following are encoded:
- the DET1 gene encoding DET1 homolog isoform X5: MDHHVSTIKPRRIQNQNVIHRLERRRISSGKAGTHWHQVRVFHQNVFPNFTVVNVEKPPCFLRKFSPDGRYFIAFSSDQTSLEIYEYQGCQAAEDLLQGYDGEILSNGNDQRSVNIRGRLFERFFVLLHITNVAANGEHLNRECSLFTDDCRCVIVGSAAYLPDEPHPPFYEVYRNSESVTPNPRSPLEDYSLHIIDLHTGRLCDTRTFKCDKVVLSHNQGLYLYKNILAILSVQQQTIHVFQVTPEGTFIDVRTIGRFCYEDDLLTVSAVFPEVQRDSQTGMASPFRDPFVNSLKHRLLVYLWRRAEQDGSAVAKRRFFQYFDQLRQLRMWKMQLLDENHLFIKYTSEDVVTLRVTDPSQASFFVVYNMVTTEVIAVFENTSDELLELFENFCDLFRNATLHSEVQFPCSASSNNFARQIQRRAVIQHSRRVDVCGCVPPTRTNQTVFVPPTAS; encoded by the exons ATGGATCATCATGTCTCCACCATCAAACCTCGAAGGATCCAGAACCAAAATGTCATTCACCGCCTGGAGCGCCGGCGGATCAGCTCGGGCAAGGCAGGCACCCACTGGCATCAGGTCCGAGTATTCCACCAGAATGTCTTCCCCAACTTCACCGTCGTCAATGTTGAAAAGCCTCCTTGTTTCTTGCGTAAATTCTCACCTGATGGACGCTACTTTATTGCTTTCTCTTCAGACCAGACATCTCTCGAGATCTATGAGTACCAGGGCTGCCAGGCAGCTGAGGACTTGCTGCAGGGCTATGACGGGGAGATCCTGTCCAATGGCAATGACCAGCGGTCGGTCAACATCCGTGGCCGGCTCTTCGAGCGCTTTTTCGTCCTGCTGCATATCACCAACGTGGCCGCCAACGGCGAGCACCTGAACCGGGAGTGCAGCCTCTTCACCGATGACTGCCGCTGTGTCATTGTGGGCTCGGCTGCCTACCTCCCGGATGAGCCACACCCTCCTTTTTACGAGGTCTATCGGAACAGTGAGTCCGTGACCCCCAACCCGCGGTCCCCTCTGGAGGACTACTCCCTCCACATCATTGACCTGCACACCGGCCGCCTGTGTGACACGCGCACCTTCAAGTGCGACAAGGTGGTCCTGTCGCACAACCAGGGGCTGTACCTGTACAAGAACATCCTGGCCATCTTGTCAGTGCAACAGCAGACCATCCACGTCTTCCAGGTGACGCCCGAGGGCACGTTCATCGACGTGAGGACCATTGGCCGCTTCTGCTACGAGGACGACCTCCTCACCGTGTCCGCCGTCTTCCCCGAGGTGCAGCGGGACAGCCAGACGGGCATGGCCAGCCCTTTCCGAGACCCCTTCGTCAACTCGCTCAAACACCGGCTGCTCGTGTACCTGTGGCGCCGGGCGGAGCAGGACGGCAGCGCCGTGGCCAAGAGGCGCTTCTTCCAGTACTTCGACCAGCTGCGGCAGCTGCGCATGTGGAAGATGCAGCTGCTAGACGAGAACCATCTGTTCATCAAGTACACGAGCGAGGACGTGGTGACCCTGCGCGTCACAGACCCGTCACAG GCCTCTTTCTTTgtggtgtacaacatggtgacaaCAGAGGTGATCGCTGTGTTTGAGAACACATCCGATGAGCTCTTAGAGCTCTTTGAGAACTTCTGCGACCTCTTCCGTAACGCGACCCTGCACAGCGAAGTTCAGTTCCCCTGCTCAGCGTCCAGCAACAATTTTGCAAGGCAGATCCAGCGCCG
- the DET1 gene encoding DET1 homolog isoform X4, protein MDHHVSTIKPRRIQNQNVIHRLERRRISSGKAGTHWHQVRVFHQNVFPNFTVVNVEKPPCFLRKFSPDGRYFIAFSSDQTSLEIYEYQGCQAAEDLLQGYDGEILSNGNDQRSVNIRGRLFERFFVLLHITNVAANGEHLNRECSLFTDDCRCVIVGSAAYLPDEPHPPFYEVYRNSESVTPNPRSPLEDYSLHIIDLHTGRLCDTRTFKCDKVVLSHNQGLYLYKNILAILSVQQQTIHVFQVTPEGTFIDVRTIGRFCYEDDLLTVSAVFPEVQRDSQTGMASPFRDPFVNSLKHRLLVYLWRRAEQDGSAVAKRRFFQYFDQLRQLRMWKMQLLDENHLFIKYTSEDVVTLRVTDPSQASFFVVYNMVTTEVIAVFENTSDELLELFENFCDLFRNATLHSEVQFPCSASSNNFARQIQRRTNGITSPLSVVPPRLCVSCGKVETVSLLFMAGPHQRFYCMYCVNGKHFSIS, encoded by the exons ATGGATCATCATGTCTCCACCATCAAACCTCGAAGGATCCAGAACCAAAATGTCATTCACCGCCTGGAGCGCCGGCGGATCAGCTCGGGCAAGGCAGGCACCCACTGGCATCAGGTCCGAGTATTCCACCAGAATGTCTTCCCCAACTTCACCGTCGTCAATGTTGAAAAGCCTCCTTGTTTCTTGCGTAAATTCTCACCTGATGGACGCTACTTTATTGCTTTCTCTTCAGACCAGACATCTCTCGAGATCTATGAGTACCAGGGCTGCCAGGCAGCTGAGGACTTGCTGCAGGGCTATGACGGGGAGATCCTGTCCAATGGCAATGACCAGCGGTCGGTCAACATCCGTGGCCGGCTCTTCGAGCGCTTTTTCGTCCTGCTGCATATCACCAACGTGGCCGCCAACGGCGAGCACCTGAACCGGGAGTGCAGCCTCTTCACCGATGACTGCCGCTGTGTCATTGTGGGCTCGGCTGCCTACCTCCCGGATGAGCCACACCCTCCTTTTTACGAGGTCTATCGGAACAGTGAGTCCGTGACCCCCAACCCGCGGTCCCCTCTGGAGGACTACTCCCTCCACATCATTGACCTGCACACCGGCCGCCTGTGTGACACGCGCACCTTCAAGTGCGACAAGGTGGTCCTGTCGCACAACCAGGGGCTGTACCTGTACAAGAACATCCTGGCCATCTTGTCAGTGCAACAGCAGACCATCCACGTCTTCCAGGTGACGCCCGAGGGCACGTTCATCGACGTGAGGACCATTGGCCGCTTCTGCTACGAGGACGACCTCCTCACCGTGTCCGCCGTCTTCCCCGAGGTGCAGCGGGACAGCCAGACGGGCATGGCCAGCCCTTTCCGAGACCCCTTCGTCAACTCGCTCAAACACCGGCTGCTCGTGTACCTGTGGCGCCGGGCGGAGCAGGACGGCAGCGCCGTGGCCAAGAGGCGCTTCTTCCAGTACTTCGACCAGCTGCGGCAGCTGCGCATGTGGAAGATGCAGCTGCTAGACGAGAACCATCTGTTCATCAAGTACACGAGCGAGGACGTGGTGACCCTGCGCGTCACAGACCCGTCACAG GCCTCTTTCTTTgtggtgtacaacatggtgacaaCAGAGGTGATCGCTGTGTTTGAGAACACATCCGATGAGCTCTTAGAGCTCTTTGAGAACTTCTGCGACCTCTTCCGTAACGCGACCCTGCACAGCGAAGTTCAGTTCCCCTGCTCAGCGTCCAGCAACAATTTTGCAAGGCAGATCCAGCGCCG aaccAATGGAATTACTAGTCCCTTGTCTGTGGTTCCTCCCAGACTGTGTGTGAGCTGTGGAAAGGTGGAGACTGTGTCCTTGCTATTTATGGCTGGTCCTCATCAGCGCTTTTATTGTATGTATTGTGTTAATGGCAAGCATTTCAGTATTTCTTGA